A genome region from Maylandia zebra isolate NMK-2024a linkage group LG6, Mzebra_GT3a, whole genome shotgun sequence includes the following:
- the LOC101479774 gene encoding serine hydrolase-like protein, which yields MSSVKQEVSELSIPVPWGEIRGKAWGPEHGHPVLCLHGWADNCGSFNTLIPFLPKECRYVAVDMPGHGLSSHRPPGVFYSFPAYAADVRRVAESLSWTKFSIMGHSMGGNITVMFSALYPEMVDGIIVLDVFGFVPTDPKEIPRIMRQGMEEMLKFEKKAEEKKRVYTYEKAVERLLAANPTLSERSIQTLLERGLTRVEGGFVFSRDLRVNFKNIERITLEQSLEMQSLIQAPVLLILADKGFSPASRESSQKLTSKLLQVYQERNDTVVRVPGSHHVHLDNPEVVAPFICDFLQTKVLSQQVKA from the exons ATGTCATCAGTGAAACAAGAAG TTTCAGAGCTCTCTATACCGGTCCCATGGGGAGAGATCAGAGGCAAAGCCTGGGGTCCTGAACACGGCCACCCGGTGCTGTGCCTGCATGGCTGGGCAGATAACTGCGGTTCATTCAACACGCTCATTCCCTTCTTACCTAAAG AGTGCAGATATGTGGCAGTGGACATGCCAGGACACGGTCTGTCATCTCACCGGCCTCCTGGAGTCTTCTATTCATTTCCTGCGTATGCAGCAGACGTACGCAGAGTTGCTGAAA GTCTCAGCTGGACAAAGTTCTCCATCATGGGTCACAGCATGG GTGGCAACATCACCGTCATG TTCAGCGCATTGTATCCTGAGATGGTGGATGGCATCATAGTGCTGGACGTTTTTGGATTTGTACCTACAGATCCG AAAGAAATTCCCCGAATCATGAGGCAGGGGATGGAGGAGATGCTCAAGTTTGAAAAAAAGgcagaagagaagaagagggtTTACACGTACGAGAAGGCAGTGGAGAG GCTGTTGGCTGCAAACCCGACTCTGTCTGAACGGTCTATTCAAACGCTTTTAGAGCGAGGCCTGACTCGAGTTGAAGGAG GATTTGTGTTCTCCAGAGACCTCCGAGTTAATTTT AAAAACATAGAGCGGATCACTTTGGAGCAGAGCCTGGAGATGCAGTCACTGATTCAAGCTCCTGTTTTACTTATCCT AGCTGACAAAGGTTTCAGTCCAGCATCTAGAGAATCGAGCCAGAAACTCACTTCGAAACTCCTCCAAGTCTATCAGGAAAGAAAT gaCACTGTGGTGAGAGTACCTGGCAGTCATCATGTGCATCTTGATAATCCTGAAGTCGTCGCTCCATTTATTTGTGACTTCCTGCAGACCAAAGTGCTCTCACAGCAGGTGAAAGCCTAG